A window of the Fulvia fulva chromosome 11, complete sequence genome harbors these coding sequences:
- a CDS encoding putative ADP-ribosylation factor-binding protein, with product MEAASARYATRDRFAYPTEPASTPLQRYIQNACSPENFEPNLALSLEIADLINAKQGSAPREAAVAIVGYINHRNPNVSLLALSLLDICVKNCGYPFQLQISTKEFLNELVRRFPERPPIRLTRVQQKILELIQEWRQTICETSKYKEDLGFIRDMHRLLHYKGYQFPQVRREDAAVLNPSDNLRSAEEMEKEERAAQSAKLQELIRRGTPHDLQEANKLMKVMAGYDTRHKTDYRAKAAEEVGRIQQKARLLEEMMQDVKPGDEIKDGDVFEELANSLASAHPKIQRMCEEESDDHEAVAKLLSINDSIHRTMERYKLMKKGDVAGANAIQAGTLGISGAGVKQGEGGELSLIDFGGPEDSAAPAEAPAQSSSSAPAPPPKAGNALEDDLLGLNMGDGNFGSGGGISLGGSSNGNVDIMAQFSQPSQPANSIFNTQPRASPAMPQPSSASLLGSGFQAPTKPASPLPSSLQQQAQHPTKKSDPFAALATPPRQSSPFQHTPSRSPAPPAYQSSSQPVDLLGMGSSNGTSAPAPAAASHDDEWEFSSALPDQPTEITVTNSTIKTVFAVSRANDNEITIHSRISNNGQQAIDNLTFQLAVTKGYTLELQPQSGRSLSPRQQNGITQTIRLHGAERGKGTSVKLRWRASYVFAGAQQVQHEQGEINGLGVS from the exons ATGGAAGCCGCTTCAGCACGATATGCGACCCGCGATCGCTTCGCATACCCGACCGAGCCAGCGTCAACACCACTTCAGCGATATATCCAGAATGCCTGCAGTCCGGAGAACTTTGAGCCAAATCTGGCATTATCCCTCGAGATCGCCGACTTGATCAATGCGAAGCAAGGCAGCGCTCCGCGGGAGGCAGCAGTCGCCATAGTCGGCTATATCAACCACAGGAATCCGAACGTCTCGCTACTAGCACTTTCACTCCTTGACATATGTGTGAAGAACTGCGGATATCCCTTCCAGCTGCAGATCAGCACCAAGGAGTTCCTCAACGAGCTAGTCCGACGCTTCCCAGAACGACCGCCCATACGGTTGACGAGGGTGCAGCAGAAGATCTTGGAGCTGATCCAAGAATGGAGGCAGACGATATGCGAGACATCAAAGTACAAGGAGGATCTGGGCTTCATCAGGGATATGCACAGGCTGCTGCATTACAAAGGGTACCAGTTCCCACAAGTAAGGAGAGAAGATGCCGCTGTTCTTAATCCCAGTGACAACCTGCGAAGCGCCGAGGAGATGGAAAAGGAGGAACGAGCAGCACAGTCAGCGAAGTTGCAAGAGCTGATCCGACGAGGTACACCGCATGACCTGCAGGAAGCGAACAAGCTTATGAAGGTTATGGCTGGATACGACACACGGCATAAGACCGACTACCGAGCAAAGGCTGCGGAGGAAGTAGGCAGGATCCAGCAAAAGGCAAGGCTGCTAGAAGAGATGATGCAAGATGTCAAGCCTGGCGATGAGATCAAGGATGGTGATGTCTTTGAGGAACTAGCCAACTCTCTCGCATCAGCACATCCCAAGATCCAAAGGATGTGTGAAGAAGAGTCGGACGATCACGAAGCCGTTGCCAAGCTGCTCAGCATTAACGATTCGATACACAGGACGATGGAGCGGTACAAGCTCATGAAGAAGGGTGATGTTGCTGGAGCGAATGCTATCCAGGCAGGAACGCTGGGAATCAGTGGAGCTGGCGTGAAGCAGGGTGAAGGAGGCGAGCTGTCTTTGATCGACTTTGGTGGACCAGAAGATAGTGCTGCGCCAGCAGAAGCACCCGCACAATCGAGTAGTTCTGCGCCGGCGCCTCCACCAAAAGCTGGCAATGCATTAGAAGATGATCTTCTCGGCCTGAACATGGGCGATGGCAACTTTGGCTCCGGTGGCGGGATCTCGCTTGGTGGATCGTCAAATGGCAACGTGGACATCATGGCACAATTCTCACAGCCATCGCAACCCGCAAACTCGATCTTCAACACTCAGCCGAGGGCATCACCTGCAATGCCACAGCCATCGAGCGCCAGTCTTTTGGGTTCTGGATTCCAGGCACCGACCAAGCCAGCATCGCCATTACCCTCGTCTCTTCAGCAGCAAGCTCAACATCCGACAAAGAAGTCGGATCCTTTCGCAGCTCTTGCGACGCCACCCCGGCAGTCTTCGCCCTTCCAACATACACCATCTAGATCACCTGCGCCGCCCGCATACCAATCTTCATCACAGCCGGTCGATTTGCTTGGCATGGGCAGCAGCAATGGCACATCGGCGCCTGCGCCCGCTGCGGCATCCCACGATGACGAGTGGGAGTTCAGCTCCGCACTTCCAGATCAACCTACCGAGATCACTGTCACCAACAGCACCATCAAAACTGTCTTTGCCGTATCTCGAGCGAACGACAACGAGATCACGATTCACAGTCGCATCTCAAACAATGGGCAGCAGGCGATCGACAATCTGACCTTTCAGCTCGCTGTGACAAAG GGCTATACCCTTGAACTCCAACCACAATCAGGCCGCTCACTATCGCCCAGACAGCAGAACGGCATCACACAGACCATCAGATTACATGGTGCGGAGCGAGGGAAAGGGACGTCCGTTAAACTGCGGTGGCGTGCGTCGTATGTCTTCGCTGGAGCCCAGCAGGTTCAGCATGAGCAAGGCGAGATCAACGGGTTGGGTGTGTCGTAG
- a CDS encoding 18S rRNA aminocarboxypropyltransferase, with protein MVRHKKDFSSKGKKGANRTQAQHTHPDRENGMGGNKRPPFKAAAWDLNHCDAKRCSGKRLMRLGLMRELHVGQKHSGIVVSPKAKILCSPADREILEQYGAAVVEASWKRIEEVPFSKIGGPNPRLLPYLIAANPTNYGKPWRLNCVEALAACFAICGRLEWAEEMLSTFSYGQSFLDINEEVLERYAACKDEEEVKKAEEDWLAKIENEWKEDREAREDNKDDAWRGGNMNRRQPVVGNDLEGSDDEGGSDEEDGDSDASSLGGIQLGGPKPGEQPKVHGNPSDGESEDDERDPYDLPPDDDDEEEMAYLRSRVLASKPFANPSKPSATEEDRTAPERISRPSEPAKPQLPEDSDAESGSDVGGDDDEFDNIMNAAPVTDRAGITAAQRKRAMEKEGKLSATFSRTVVSAPGKWPPN; from the coding sequence ATGGTCCGCCACAAGAAAGACTTCTCCAGCAAAGGCAAGAAAGGCGCCAACAGGACACAGGCACAACACACCCACCCCGACCGCGAGAATGGCATGGGTGGCAACAAACGACCACCTTTCAAAGCAGCTGCCTGGGACTTAAACCACTGCGATGCCAAGAGATGCTCTGGAAAGAGGCTGATGCGACTGGGTCTGATGAGAGAGCTGCACGTGGGGCAAAAGCATTCCGGTATTGTCGTGTCACCCAAGGCGAAGATCCTGTGTTCACCGGCAGACCGCGAGATCTTGGAGCAGTATGGAGCAGCAGTGGTGGAAGCGAGCTGGAAGAGGATTGAGGAAGTGCCGTTCAGTAAGATTGGTGGACCCAATCCGCGACTCTTGCCATACCTCATTGCTGCGAACCCGACGAATTACGGCAAGCCGTGGAGGTTGAATTGCGTCGAGGCTCTGGCTGCGTGTTTCGCGATATGTGGAAGGTTAGAGTGGGCTGAGGAGATGTTGAGCACTTTCAGTTACGGGCAGAGCTTTCTGGACATCAACGAAGAGGTGTTGGAACGATATGCGGCTTGCAAGGACGAAGAGGAGGTCAAGAAGGCGGAAGAGGATTGGTTAGCGAAGATCGAGAATGAGTGGAAGGAGGATCGTGAGGCAAGAGAAGACAACAAGGATGATGCATGGAGGGGAGGCAACATGAACAGACGGCAGCCGGTCGTGGGCAATGATCTTGAGGGTTCGGATGATGAGGGTGGCAGTGATGAAGAGGATGGCGACAGTGACGCCAGCAGTCTCGGCGGCATACAGCTTGGTGGACCGAAACCTGGTGAGCAGCCAAAGGTGCACGGCAACCCATCTGACGGAGAGAGCGAAGACGACGAGCGAGACCCATACGATCTACCGCCGGACGACGATGACGAAGAAGAAATGGCGTATCTCCGCAGTCGCGTACTGGCATCGAAGCCATTCGCAAACCCCAGCAAACCCTCAGCAACGGAAGAAGATCGAACAGCGCCCGAACGAATATCACGACCCTCAGAGCCTGCAAAGCCACAACTGCCAGAAGATTCAGATGCTGAATCTGGTTCCGATGTTGGTGGTGACGACGACGAATTCGACAACATAATGAACGCTGCACCAGTGACAGATCGAGCCGGCATCACCGCAGCGCAGCGGAAACGAGCGATGGAGAAGGAAGGCAAGCTTAGTGCGACGTTCTCGAGAACTGTTGTGAGTGCGCCTGGGAAGTGGCCGCCGAACTAG